The following is a genomic window from Geoalkalibacter halelectricus.
GAGGATGTCAGGGACAAATTCTTCCAGGGTTGGATTGTACAAAGCTCCTACCCAAAACTGCTGCGCATGAGCCCCAGAAATACTTATCGTTAAAAGAAGGACAAGGGAAAAGAACCATCGATTCATCATTACACCCCTTTCTGTTTCACTCCAGAAACACCTTAAATCTGATCGACACCGCTAAAAAAAATTTTTAAAAAATCAGGTCAACTCGCCGGAAAAACCAAAAACAGGCCTTAATGAGACTGATAAAATTCAAAAAAAGCAGGCTGGAGATTAATTTCCAGCCTGCTTTTTTTAGAGTCAATCCTCCCGGCAATTATTTGCGAAGTTTCTTCCGGGAGTAGCCTGCAAGGCCCAAGAGGCCAAGACCGAGAAGAATCACAGTGGAGGGCTCGGGAATAACACTGAACTTGCTGCTGGCATCAACCTTGAAAAGAAGATCGTTGGCAGTTACGGTATAGGCGGCCAGTGGACCGTCGCCGGCAAAAAAGGTCGTGGTGGTGGAGTCAAGAGCGGGAATGTTGGTCTGCCCTTCGAGGCGAATGTCGAAAATCAACTGATCATCGTTCGGACCGTAAAGGGTCGGATCAAGAAAGTCAGGGTTCACGATAGTGCCGGCACCACGCAAGCCCTCGATGACAAACCCACCGATACCACTGGTAAAATCAGCGCTGGCGCGGAAGATGGTTTCATACCCCGCAAGCCAAGTACCCTCGGCTACCAATGTTCCGTCCTGGAACCCGAAGCCGGTTTCGGTTACGGAGTTCGGCGGCGCATCCCAGAACATGTACCACGAGCCGCCGGCGAGAGTTTCAAGAATAGCGGTTCGTCCATCGGCGGAAACCTCAACAACTCGTTCTGGAACCACCGCAACAAAGGTGTACTCGAAGGTTGAGTTCAGGTTGGGGAAATCCACGGCCTGACCAGCCGGATCAGCAAGACCGGCGAGGCGCGCCTGATACAGGAAGGTAAATTCGGTGCCCTCCACCAAAGGCCCCGCGCCAAGACCGATTGCAACACCACTGCCGGAAGATGCCCAATCAAAGGTCTGAACATTTTCGGCCCAGTTGCCGAAACCGTCATTGACGCTGCCGGTCCAGAATAGCTGGGCCTGAGCGCTGCCGGCGCCCAACGTCAAGCAAAGCACGATTGCCAAAAAGACTTGTTTCATCTTACTTCTCCCTTCTCAATATAGAAGTTAGCAAAGGCGAGTAGCGCCTTCAGCCCCATGCCCAAGGACGCTTTCTCAAAAAACATAGATTCTTAAAAAACGAAATTAGCAGCCATGCATGACACCCTTCACAACGGACTATAAATGCACAGGGCATGCCACGCCCATAAGAAGCTGTTTTCTAAAGGCTATTAGATTCTTCATACAATCATTCAAGCCGAGAATGTAAAATTTTCCGACAAGTTTTTCGGAATTTATTACACTTCTTGCGGTGACCGCGGCAAAGTCCGAGAACCCTTGCCCGGTCCACAGAAGTTTCCTGCAGACAGTCGACAATCCCAAGGCCGTTCAAGCCATTTAAACCGCGCACCTTCAGCAATTATCTTTTCATCCCGATTCAACCATAAAAAGACTTTTCGCGAACTCCGCACCCGCCCATCAGGCATTATCTGAGCCATTGATGTCGACATCCCGCCCATGCAGCGACGCACGTCGCAACACAAATAGCGGGCAAAAGCGTAAAAGCCCCCCCCTGGCACGCTCTTTGCATTAAATTCAACTAAAAAATAATTTTTCATAAATTTTTCGGGATAGCCTGCGAATCCCGCTTCACCACCCAGAGAGGCGATTAAACATACAAATGATTTTCACCCCTTTCCCAAACGTGGTAGCTTACCAACTTTACGGAGACATCCAATGACAGCAACGAAAAATCAAATCACCAACCAAAGGTTTTGGAACATTGTTGACGGGTTCGTTCATGAGGTTATCGATAAAGACGCCGTTGTTTTCCATAGCTTGATTGATATAAGCAGAACTGAGGATTTTCGCCGAAAAGAGCAGCAGGATTCAGGGGTCAAACCAAGCTATACCGCTTTGGTTATTAAAGCCGTAAGTATGGCTTTAGCTGAATATCCCGAAGTCAACTGCATGGTGATTCGCAATCGCAGAATCCCTCTAGAAAAGGTCAATGCTGTTATTGCCGTTGAAAGAGAGGTTCCCGACCTCGGCCAAATCGTTCTTTCGGCTTACATGGACGACACCGACAAAATGTCCGCCGTTGAAATTTCAGAAAAACTCAGGGAATTTGGAACAATTGAAATTGAAAAGGTTCCTTTATGGAATGATTTTCTCACTCTCATCCGTAAGGTTCCAGGACCTGTGGCTCGTTTTCTATTAAAATTACCTACATATTCACCAACGCTGTGGCGAAAGTGGCGCGGGGGCTCCTTTGTCGTCACAAGCCCGGCGAAGTACGGTGTCGACTCTGTTTCGGCGGTCTGGCATTACCCTTTAACCATAGCATTTGGACTCATCAAGGAGCGACCGGTCGTTGTCGACGGCCAAGTCGTCGCGCGGTCGACCCTTCCTTTTACCCTCGCCTGGGATAGACGGCTTATGCCCGGAGCTCCCGCGGCTCGTTTCTTCAACGCCATAGTGACGCGCCTGGAAAAGGCTGACTTCGGTGAACCTAAACATCAAGAGGACTAAGAGAGCTACGTGAATGAAAATACTCTGCCTGCCATATACCCACACTCTTTCGCACGTTAGCCGCCTGCTGGTCGTGGCCCGTGTTTTGCGCGAACGCGGGCACCAAATCATTTTCGCCGGGGCCGGCCCGGCGACTAAAAGCCGTTTCATCGAGAATGAAGGCTTCGCGACCCTGCCTTTTTACCAAATTGACCCAAACCACCTGTTCGATCGCATTCGGGATGGGAAAATGAAGTTTGTCGCCGAGGACGAACTGGATAGGATGATTCAGAGCGATCGCGAGGTTTATCGCGAGGTTCGGCCTGATGTGGTCATTGCCGACGGGCGCTTCAGCTCCATGATTTCAGCGGGCATCGACAATATCCCCCACGCAGCTATCGTCAATGTCTCTTCAACGGAATACCGCGCCCTGCCCTATGTGCCATTTTTCGATTGGATGCCGCAGTCCCTGGCCCGGCACCTCTACCCCTTGAACTTATGGTTGGAGATGCAGCTTTTCGACAACGTGGCAAATTCCTTCAAAAAATGGTCGATACAGCACGGATTGAAAAAGACCGTAACCGCAACCAACTGCCTGACGGGGAACGACCTGACTCTGATGGCGGATGTCGAGGAATACTTTCCCACTCGCAACCTGCCGGACGACTATCACTATATAGGCCCCCTGACCTGGCAGCAGGGCATGGCCCCGCCCGCCTGGTGGCCGCCGCAAACCTCGGGCAAAAGCCTGATCTACATCACCATGGGCACCACCTGGGTCGGCGGATCCTTTGAAAACCTCTACCACCTGATCCGCAAGCACGGACTGGCCGCCATCATCACCACCGGGGGGCAATTGAAGGATGCCGCCGACAAGGGTCTCAAGACGGTGCCGGGGGAAATTTATCTGGAGGAATTCATTGCCGGAGAGGAGGCCATGAAGGCCTGTGATCTGGTGGTTTGCCACGGCGGCAACGGCACCATTTACCAGGCTCTGGAGCAGGGCCGGCCGATCATCGGCATTCCGACCATCCCCGATCAGGATTTCAACATGCGTCGGGTCGAGGCCCTGGGGGTGGGGATCAAGATCAAACCCGCCGATCTGGAAAAGGACCCGCGGGTATTGGTTGCAGCGATCCGCAAAATACTGGACACGCCGACTTACCGCGAAAATGCCGAAGGTTTCAGCCGCAAATTGCAGGGGCTCAAGCCCGCGGACAAGGCCGCGGACCTGATTGAACGCACTTTTTCAAAAAATTGATTTTTTTCCGTAATTGATTTAGGCGCCCTTGACCTCCACCACGGCATCCAGCGGTTTTCTCACCGAGGGTGCCGAGGGCGGCGCGGCGTAGCCGACGCGAAACAGCATGGCCAGGGTTTCCGAACCGCAGCCGAAGCCTTGGCGCAGACCGCTTTCAAGATCACGCAGGGTGCTGATGTGCTCCTGCGAGAACTCCCCTGTCCCTCCCCTGCCGATACGATAGATCAAGCAACCAAGCCCGGCCATGGGATGCAACTGCAATCCCTGACGGGTCGCTTCGAGCCAAACACGCTCCATGGCGCGACCACCGTTGACGAAGTCGGCGGGGCTGTCGCCGGCAATGGTCACGAGACCAATCGCCGATGCGCTGCGGCACAGCTTATTGGCTTGTTTGGTCAGCTTCTTCGACAAAAAGCCGAATGAGTTGACAATCTGCACGGCCTTCCAGCTTTTGAGCAGACCAAAGGCCATACGGTCCATGGCCGGCAATTCAAAGGAGCGCAAATCCATGCCGTCGGCGGTGCGGGCGACCTCTTCGGGTGTAAAGCGGATGTGGTCGAAGAGAAACCGGTGCAGGTGAGGGTTTTCAAACACCAGGCGATCGTTCTGACAGACCAGATCGGAGAGCTTGTTTTTCTCCATGTCGTCACGCGACAGATAGACCTTGGTGCCGCTGATTTTTTTCGCCGACTCAAGCAGTGCCTGGTACGCCTCGGTGGTCATTGGCCGATACTCGTATTCGCGGCGATTGGTGTTGCGTTTGAGGATGCTCTCGAAAAGAGGCTCCGCGGCAGCCTCGGGATCTTGCTCAAAAAGAATCTCAGCGACGAATTCGCCCTTGTCCGCCTCGGGGAACAGCCGAATATCGGCCTTGAGTCCGAAAGCAGGGGCTGCTATATCCAGGTTTTCCAGCAAGGAACCATGTGCAATGAGCGAGGCACGCTGTTCAAAGTTGTAGAGAGAGGTATCCTTTTCCGGAAGGTTGTAAAGACGCACCCGCGGCCCCTCAACAACGAGTTTCCAAGGCTGGCAGTTGTCGCCGGAGGGGGCGGCGACGGCAAGTTCGAGGACTTTGAGGATTTGATCTTTCATGATTGCGACCTTTCCGGAAAAGTGAAAACGGGCAAAAACCTATCAAAGCAATGGGACGCGGATTTTCAGGATAAACGCAGATTTAAGAGCTAATCCGATCTTATCCAGACCTTTCAGCGTTTATCTGCGTACCAAATTTTGCCTTTTTTGGCATGGTCCTTGGAATTCAAGGCTGTTAGCTTTGCAGGAAACAAACCATATCCGCCCAGTTGGAGCCCATCCATGTCCATTGAAAATCTTATCAGCCAGGAATTTTCGCGCAACATCGGCCTGGTTTCCGAGGAGGATCAAGCCAAGCTGCTCAAGGCACGGGTGGCGGTGGCGGGTGCGGGGGGCGTGGGCGGCATTCATCTTTTGACCCTGGCGCGCATGGGTGTCGGAAATTTTAACATTGCGGATCTCGATGAGTTCGAGCGCGCCAATATCAGCCGACAATTTGGTGCATTTCAGAGCACGGTGGGTCGCCATAAGGCGCAGGTTCTGGCGGAAATGGTCAGGGACATCAATCCCGAAGCGGACGTGAAAATTTTTTCCGCGGGCGTTTCAACTGAAAATGTCCGGAATTTTCTTTCCGGGTGCAGCGTCTACGTCGACAGCATCGATTTTTTCGAGTTCGACATCAGACGGCTGCTGTTCAACACGGCGCGCTCTTTGGGAATCTATTCCGTAACGGCCGCGCCCCTTGGTTTCGGCGCCACGCTACAAGTATTCTCCCCGACGGGCATGAGCTTCGATGACTATTTCGGCATCACGGACGAAATGACTTATGAGGAAAAAATCGCCGGCTTTGCGGCCGGGTTGGCTCCCCAGGCCTTTCACGGCGCCTATCTCGACGCGAGCAAAATCGATATGAAAAAACGCAAAGGGCCGGCTGTGGCACCCGCCTGCACCCTTTGCGCTTCACTGATCACCACGGAGGTGGTCAAGATACTGACCGGCAGCGGACGCATACGGCCCGTGCCGCGTTATTTACAATTTGATATGCGTTTGCAGAAATGGAAAAAAGGTCACACCTGGTTCGGCGGCAAAAACCCCTTGCACCGCCTGCGCAGCAAAATTGCCCTGAAATTTTTCACCTCCGGCATGAAGTAAAAAACCGGAACCGTAAAAAAATTAGGCCGTCGCCGTCGCCGCCACGCGCTCCTCGCCGGCCGGCTGGTAATAAGCGAAATGCGTGCTGCCCACGGCCATGCGCTCAAGGTCAAGGGTATAGGGGGCGCGCGTCCCGTGGAACTCAGCATCCGGGCCGGCCTTAAAAAAGTTGAGTTTGCGGCGGCGTAGTAAAACAGGCAGCCCCTTGGCCATGGCGGCGTACCAGTGGGTCAACTCCAGACGGCCGCTTTCGAGAAAAAGGTGATCCAACAATTTGGACACGATCTGAAACTCCTGGCAGTGGCTTTTCGTGACGGCAAGCCGCGAAACCTCGCCAATGCAATCCCGATCAATGCTTTTTAGCGGGGAGTCGAGGGCAAAATGTTCTTCGAGGGGAAACTTGAAATTCCGCTGATCCGGATCATGCAGGATGATGCGCGCGCAACCGACCACCTGCCCGGTCCCTTCCTCGACAGCGGCTAGATGAACAGCATGGACATCGTATTTGTCGGTCTCGATCCCACCGGGATGCTGAAGGGGATCTTCAAATCCCCTCTCAAGACAATAAACTTGATAGCGAACGCGAAGATAATCAAAGAATAATTCATCATGGTGCGTAACCCGCTCAACACGAAATGACATACTGGTAACCTCCCACTTGATGAGAAAACCAAGCCAAGCCAACACCTCAGATTCATTAGATAAAAACCCGAGGTAGAACCTAACCGATCTTCCGGCTGTTTTTCAAATGAATTATTTGTTAGATTAGACAGAGCCGTAAACGAGGTCGATTGAAGATGTGACAATGGTCACGGAGAAGGGATAAAGCAAGAACGGGGCCAGAAAAGATAAAAAATAACGCTGTTCTGAAATATGCCAAAAAAATAGTTAACCCATTGTTTTTTTTATTTTTTCTTTTCTACCTTCAGGTTAGGCAGAATATATTTTTTCCAAAATCTTTCGACAAACCGCTCTACTTTTTAGACTTAGCGATGCACAGAAGCAAAAATTGTCAAGCCCACTATTGCGGAATTTTTACTATTAATTTCAAATGCTTTCAGAGGTTAATTCTAGCAAATCTTTGCAGGTCACTTTCTGTTGCGTCACCGATTTGAGACAGAATTTTTTCGCATGCTTTCTCGCTAAAATACACCCGCTTAATTAGGATAAAAACGGTGCGATTTCTTCTTCAAGCCATAGAGCTTTCCGAAAAAAGCCTAAAGAATGGTCGTCTGGGCCCTTTTGGGGCCATCATTGTGCACAACGGAGAGGTTGTCGGCCAAGGATGGAACCAGGTCGTCGCGAACCATGACCCGACAGCCCATGCCGAAATCGTTGCCATCCGCGATGCCTGTCGCCGAATGGCGACGCACAGCCTTGAGGGCTGCACCCTCTATACCAGTTGCGAGCCCTGCCCCATGTGTCTGGCGGCGGCCTATTGGGCACGGCTCGAGCGCATCGTTTTCGCGGCAACCCGCCAAGACGCCGCCGCCGCGGGCTTCGATGATTTGTTTATTTACCAAGAGTTGTGCCAAAAGCCTGAGGAAAGAAAACTCCTCATGGAGCAAGAGATGCGAAACGAAGCCCAAATAGTTCTCCGCCGATGGGCCGCAATGCCGGCAAGCGTTGCCTACTGAATTATCGGCGTGGCGATTGAATATCAAAATGTGAGGGCGGGATCCCCCCGCCCAGGGCGCGGAAAACGTGCCCCTGCCCAAGAAACCGGATTTCGACATTTATCCACCAAGGCAAGAAACAAGCAAGATGTACTTTCGGGAAAATGTATGCTTAACTGATCCCGCGGCGCGAATAATAATGCGGGCCGCCAAAACAGGAGAGATAGCCATATGAGGTGGATTCGTCGGTTGGGGTTGTCTCTCCTGGTTTTCATTTCGCTCGCAGGCTGTGGCGGCGGTGGCTCTTCGGAACCACAATTCACGGTGGTCGCCGACCCCGGGCCAGATCTGACGGTTTTCGTCGGCACCGATGTTTTTCTGGACGGCAGTGCCAGCAGGGGCGAAGCCCTCTCTTACAGTTGGTCCATCATCTCTCCAGCTTCCGCGCCCGCGAAAATTTCCAATGCCGATAAGCCCGTGGCTATTTTTTGCGCTGAACAGGTCGGCGACTTTGGCGTGCGCCTGACCGTTCGTCAAGGGTCCAGAAGCCATTCCAGGACCCTCAACATCAAAGCCCTCTATCCCTCGGAACAACCGAATCCCGAAAATCCGCCCAGCGCCCCGGGAGATCCCGCGCCTCGGTACACCACGCGCATGATTCGCACGGACTTCGGCGGACCGATCGGCGCCCTGCAAAGCACACCTGGCGGCGGAGCAGTGACGGTCGCGGAGGTTTCCACCGACGCCCAGACATCCATAGCGCGCCTGTCCAAATTTTCCGCCGACGGCGACCTGGTGGCCAGCATGGATTTCGGCGAAAACGGCTTCCATCGGCCTGTCGCCCTCCTGGAAATCTCACCGCAGGAATATGCCCTGGTCGGGATCATCGCTTATCACCCCGAGGCCACCTTCGGAGATATTTTTGTCGCCTTCGCGGATTTTTCGGACACGCCCGCCGAAAAATCCTTTTTCAAATTTCCCGACCTCGGGGAAGCCTTTCTGAGTAGCGCCGCACTTACGCCAAACGGCGAGATTGTTGTCGCGGGAACAACCGCAGACGATGGCCGGATGCTTTTCGCGAAGATCGACCGGGGAGGGGTAAGTATTTTTGAGTGGGAAGGAGCGGCGCCGAGCGTCGGGCGCGCCGCATT
Proteins encoded in this region:
- the pepA gene encoding flocculation-associated PEP-CTERM protein PepA, encoding MKQVFLAIVLCLTLGAGSAQAQLFWTGSVNDGFGNWAENVQTFDWASSGSGVAIGLGAGPLVEGTEFTFLYQARLAGLADPAGQAVDFPNLNSTFEYTFVAVVPERVVEVSADGRTAILETLAGGSWYMFWDAPPNSVTETGFGFQDGTLVAEGTWLAGYETIFRASADFTSGIGGFVIEGLRGAGTIVNPDFLDPTLYGPNDDQLIFDIRLEGQTNIPALDSTTTTFFAGDGPLAAYTVTANDLLFKVDASSKFSVIPEPSTVILLGLGLLGLAGYSRKKLRK
- a CDS encoding 2-oxo acid dehydrogenase subunit E2 translates to MTATKNQITNQRFWNIVDGFVHEVIDKDAVVFHSLIDISRTEDFRRKEQQDSGVKPSYTALVIKAVSMALAEYPEVNCMVIRNRRIPLEKVNAVIAVEREVPDLGQIVLSAYMDDTDKMSAVEISEKLREFGTIEIEKVPLWNDFLTLIRKVPGPVARFLLKLPTYSPTLWRKWRGGSFVVTSPAKYGVDSVSAVWHYPLTIAFGLIKERPVVVDGQVVARSTLPFTLAWDRRLMPGAPAARFFNAIVTRLEKADFGEPKHQED
- a CDS encoding glycosyltransferase; the protein is MKILCLPYTHTLSHVSRLLVVARVLRERGHQIIFAGAGPATKSRFIENEGFATLPFYQIDPNHLFDRIRDGKMKFVAEDELDRMIQSDREVYREVRPDVVIADGRFSSMISAGIDNIPHAAIVNVSSTEYRALPYVPFFDWMPQSLARHLYPLNLWLEMQLFDNVANSFKKWSIQHGLKKTVTATNCLTGNDLTLMADVEEYFPTRNLPDDYHYIGPLTWQQGMAPPAWWPPQTSGKSLIYITMGTTWVGGSFENLYHLIRKHGLAAIITTGGQLKDAADKGLKTVPGEIYLEEFIAGEEAMKACDLVVCHGGNGTIYQALEQGRPIIGIPTIPDQDFNMRRVEALGVGIKIKPADLEKDPRVLVAAIRKILDTPTYRENAEGFSRKLQGLKPADKAADLIERTFSKN
- a CDS encoding nitroreductase family protein produces the protein MKDQILKVLELAVAAPSGDNCQPWKLVVEGPRVRLYNLPEKDTSLYNFEQRASLIAHGSLLENLDIAAPAFGLKADIRLFPEADKGEFVAEILFEQDPEAAAEPLFESILKRNTNRREYEYRPMTTEAYQALLESAKKISGTKVYLSRDDMEKNKLSDLVCQNDRLVFENPHLHRFLFDHIRFTPEEVARTADGMDLRSFELPAMDRMAFGLLKSWKAVQIVNSFGFLSKKLTKQANKLCRSASAIGLVTIAGDSPADFVNGGRAMERVWLEATRQGLQLHPMAGLGCLIYRIGRGGTGEFSQEHISTLRDLESGLRQGFGCGSETLAMLFRVGYAAPPSAPSVRKPLDAVVEVKGA
- a CDS encoding ThiF family adenylyltransferase — encoded protein: MSIENLISQEFSRNIGLVSEEDQAKLLKARVAVAGAGGVGGIHLLTLARMGVGNFNIADLDEFERANISRQFGAFQSTVGRHKAQVLAEMVRDINPEADVKIFSAGVSTENVRNFLSGCSVYVDSIDFFEFDIRRLLFNTARSLGIYSVTAAPLGFGATLQVFSPTGMSFDDYFGITDEMTYEEKIAGFAAGLAPQAFHGAYLDASKIDMKKRKGPAVAPACTLCASLITTEVVKILTGSGRIRPVPRYLQFDMRLQKWKKGHTWFGGKNPLHRLRSKIALKFFTSGMK
- a CDS encoding GNAT family N-acyltransferase, translating into MSFRVERVTHHDELFFDYLRVRYQVYCLERGFEDPLQHPGGIETDKYDVHAVHLAAVEEGTGQVVGCARIILHDPDQRNFKFPLEEHFALDSPLKSIDRDCIGEVSRLAVTKSHCQEFQIVSKLLDHLFLESGRLELTHWYAAMAKGLPVLLRRRKLNFFKAGPDAEFHGTRAPYTLDLERMAVGSTHFAYYQPAGEERVAATATA
- a CDS encoding nucleoside deaminase; its protein translation is MRFLLQAIELSEKSLKNGRLGPFGAIIVHNGEVVGQGWNQVVANHDPTAHAEIVAIRDACRRMATHSLEGCTLYTSCEPCPMCLAAAYWARLERIVFAATRQDAAAAGFDDLFIYQELCQKPEERKLLMEQEMRNEAQIVLRRWAAMPASVAY
- a CDS encoding putative Ig domain-containing protein, whose product is MRWIRRLGLSLLVFISLAGCGGGGSSEPQFTVVADPGPDLTVFVGTDVFLDGSASRGEALSYSWSIISPASAPAKISNADKPVAIFCAEQVGDFGVRLTVRQGSRSHSRTLNIKALYPSEQPNPENPPSAPGDPAPRYTTRMIRTDFGGPIGALQSTPGGGAVTVAEVSTDAQTSIARLSKFSADGDLVASMDFGENGFHRPVALLEISPQEYALVGIIAYHPEATFGDIFVAFADFSDTPAEKSFFKFPDLGEAFLSSAALTPNGEIVVAGTTADDGRMLFAKIDRGGVSIFEWEGAAPSVGRAALPTSDGNLLVLGHLAGTPLDIFLALLDPQGNILWDHSFGGDGDEHPLTAKATDIGFLVVGSTNSPAKAEGQSDYDIFFLEVDSNGDLDWDEAVFLGARGMHEFPTALLKLSDTEFVIAGAAQVENKGFDAYLAWINLSEPDTPLVRQRTYGGSRDDLALSIAPRPDDLGFHVSGLADGDMSFEHPRSYGISGTAWLAEMTETGNVRPSSVPIPDLNRESGMFLLLNLAPFFYDINGDKLSFSATGLPGGINYDSDGLLFGTLPQVETTTPYVITVTATDDEGLDAEETFTLNVHPRND